The Candidatus Manganitrophus noduliformans genome includes a window with the following:
- the rbfA gene encoding 30S ribosome-binding factor RbfA, giving the protein MSFAVQEYKRTNRIGDQIKMEVADILTTKIRDPRIGFVTVTSVEVSDDLKHAKIFVTVQKDQDAKQAFMGLRKATGFVRAELSRRLQIRRVPEVAFLPDESTEKISHILDLLDRIEKEKR; this is encoded by the coding sequence GTGTCTTTCGCCGTGCAAGAGTACAAGAGAACGAATCGAATCGGAGATCAAATCAAGATGGAGGTGGCCGACATCTTGACGACAAAGATCCGCGACCCCCGGATCGGGTTCGTCACCGTCACCTCCGTTGAAGTTTCCGATGATTTGAAGCATGCAAAAATTTTTGTGACGGTCCAGAAGGACCAGGATGCGAAGCAGGCCTTCATGGGGCTTCGGAAGGCGACCGGTTTCGTTCGGGCGGAATTATCGAGAAGGCTGCAGATTCGGCGCGTTCCGGAAGTGGCCTTCTTGCCGGACGAGTCGACCGAAAAGATTTCCCACATCCTCGATCTTCTCGACCGAATCGAGAAGGAAAAGCGGTGA
- a CDS encoding DUF503 domain-containing protein, which translates to MASLDTKMVVGICVIELYIPRNGSLKGKRQVLQSIKTKIKNRFNVAVAEVGEQDLWQKAILGVTTVANDRSFVNEVMDKVVGFVSSFPQVQIVHHQLELI; encoded by the coding sequence ATGGCGTCGCTTGATACGAAAATGGTCGTCGGAATTTGCGTCATCGAGCTGTACATTCCCCGGAACGGCTCTCTGAAGGGAAAGCGGCAGGTCCTGCAAAGCATTAAAACGAAGATCAAGAACCGGTTCAATGTGGCCGTTGCGGAGGTGGGCGAGCAGGATCTTTGGCAAAAGGCGATTCTCGGTGTGACGACGGTCGCAAACGATCGAAGTTTCGTAAACGAGGTGATGGATAAGGTCGTCGGGTTTGTCTCGAGCTTTCCGCAGGTCCAGATCGTTCATCATCAACTAGAGCTGATTTAA
- the infB gene encoding translation initiation factor IF-2, which produces MRVFEIAKKIGIPTKEMMALLKRMGIKASNHMSALEESDIQAVMKGMEKSTMTKTTSKGTKSVKAAPPPPPVVEKKSRVLIKRKPTPEEMAPPPVAVQPEAPVVETPETEAPLSPTMEPIAPAAAATSAPSDVVSPPVEEVKPVSPAAEPAPTPGVLKVVPSPGGAKEAAEKKTDKDKKKGKIELRPELKKDFASKFKEKAKRPKKRWDSDVVVEEPEAIAEVPVEARKWQDFKPIHRKEDRRGLRRGPAVSTDITKPRRKVVKLYEGMTVKEFSELIGQKVPSIISKLMSMGKMATINHPILLDEASLIAEEFGVKAELVSEKTEEEILSPSMPDDPNDLLPRSPVITIMGHVDHGKTSLLDSIRQTKVTEGEAGGITQHIGAYTVTVGEKRVTFLDTPGHEAFTAMRARGAKVTDIVVLVVAADDGVMPQTVEAINHAKAANVPIIVAINKIDKPEANADRVKTALAEYELIPEAWGGKTIFAEVSAKKKIGLEELLEMILLQAEVLELKANPTRPMLGTIVEAKLDRGRGPVATVLVQQGTLRVGDIFVTGAHFGKVRALISDKGKKVDQAGPSTPVEVIGLDGVPLAGDTFVVVADERTAKEVAQGRSHRQRLAELSQTRRVTLDDLYQEIQEGTVKELNIIVKADVQGSAEAIKESLEKLTSPLVKLRVIHRGVGSITESDILLASASNAIVIGFNVRPETKGEILAERENVDVRLYTIIYDAIADVKAAMEGLLEPTLKERTLGRVEVRQVFQIPKQGVIAGGHVSSGLISRNSAGARVIRDGAVVYEGKIGSLRRFKDDVKEVQAGYECGIGIENFNDIKVGDVIEVYTHDKIAAKL; this is translated from the coding sequence ATGAGAGTTTTTGAGATTGCAAAAAAAATCGGCATCCCGACCAAGGAGATGATGGCGCTCCTGAAAAGGATGGGAATCAAGGCGAGCAATCATATGAGCGCCTTGGAGGAAAGCGACATCCAAGCGGTCATGAAAGGGATGGAGAAATCGACGATGACGAAGACCACGTCGAAGGGGACGAAGTCTGTCAAAGCGGCCCCTCCTCCCCCGCCCGTCGTCGAAAAGAAATCACGCGTCCTTATTAAGAGAAAGCCGACGCCGGAAGAGATGGCCCCTCCTCCTGTGGCGGTCCAGCCGGAAGCGCCGGTCGTAGAGACTCCGGAGACAGAGGCGCCGCTCAGCCCAACCATGGAGCCGATCGCTCCCGCAGCGGCAGCGACATCGGCCCCTTCGGATGTGGTTTCCCCCCCGGTCGAAGAGGTCAAACCGGTTTCTCCCGCCGCGGAGCCTGCGCCGACCCCCGGCGTCCTCAAGGTGGTTCCCTCGCCGGGCGGAGCCAAAGAGGCGGCTGAGAAGAAAACCGATAAAGATAAGAAGAAGGGGAAAATCGAGCTTCGCCCCGAATTGAAGAAAGATTTTGCCTCCAAGTTCAAGGAGAAAGCAAAACGACCGAAAAAGCGCTGGGATTCGGATGTTGTTGTCGAAGAGCCCGAAGCGATCGCCGAGGTCCCGGTCGAGGCGAGGAAGTGGCAAGACTTCAAGCCGATCCATCGCAAAGAAGACCGAAGGGGGCTCCGAAGGGGGCCGGCGGTCTCAACCGATATCACCAAGCCGCGGAGGAAAGTGGTCAAGCTTTACGAAGGAATGACAGTAAAAGAGTTCTCCGAGCTGATCGGACAAAAGGTTCCCTCCATTATTTCCAAATTGATGTCGATGGGAAAGATGGCGACGATCAACCATCCGATCTTGCTCGATGAGGCGTCGCTGATTGCGGAGGAATTCGGGGTCAAGGCCGAATTGGTTTCGGAGAAGACCGAGGAGGAAATCCTCAGCCCGTCGATGCCGGACGATCCGAACGACCTGCTGCCGCGTTCTCCGGTGATCACGATCATGGGGCATGTCGATCATGGGAAGACCTCGCTGCTCGACTCCATCCGGCAGACGAAGGTGACGGAAGGGGAAGCGGGGGGCATCACGCAGCATATCGGCGCCTACACGGTCACCGTCGGCGAAAAACGGGTCACTTTCCTCGACACGCCGGGCCACGAGGCCTTTACCGCCATGCGGGCGCGCGGCGCCAAGGTGACCGATATCGTTGTCCTGGTGGTTGCGGCCGACGACGGGGTGATGCCCCAGACGGTCGAGGCGATCAATCATGCCAAAGCGGCCAATGTCCCCATTATCGTCGCCATTAACAAGATCGACAAGCCGGAAGCGAATGCCGATCGGGTGAAGACCGCCCTCGCGGAGTACGAGCTGATTCCGGAGGCGTGGGGGGGCAAGACCATCTTTGCCGAGGTCTCCGCGAAAAAGAAGATCGGTCTGGAGGAATTGCTTGAGATGATCCTCCTTCAGGCCGAGGTGCTTGAGCTCAAGGCGAATCCGACCCGGCCGATGCTCGGGACGATTGTTGAAGCGAAACTCGATCGCGGCCGCGGACCGGTCGCGACCGTCTTGGTCCAGCAAGGGACGTTGCGAGTGGGTGATATTTTCGTGACCGGCGCCCATTTCGGAAAAGTCCGCGCCCTGATCAGCGATAAAGGGAAAAAAGTGGATCAGGCCGGACCTTCCACCCCGGTGGAGGTGATCGGTTTGGACGGCGTTCCCTTGGCGGGGGATACCTTTGTGGTCGTGGCCGATGAGCGGACCGCCAAAGAAGTGGCCCAGGGCCGGTCCCACCGGCAGCGGCTCGCCGAGCTTTCCCAGACGCGGCGCGTCACCCTCGACGATCTCTATCAAGAGATTCAGGAAGGAACGGTCAAGGAGCTGAATATCATCGTCAAGGCCGACGTCCAGGGCTCCGCGGAAGCAATCAAGGAGTCGCTCGAGAAGTTGACCTCCCCGTTGGTGAAGCTTCGCGTGATTCATCGCGGGGTCGGGAGCATCACCGAATCGGATATTCTCCTCGCCTCGGCATCGAACGCGATTGTGATCGGGTTCAACGTCCGGCCGGAAACGAAGGGGGAAATTTTGGCCGAGCGGGAGAATGTCGATGTCCGTCTCTACACCATTATTTATGACGCCATTGCCGACGTGAAGGCCGCCATGGAAGGTTTGTTGGAGCCGACCTTGAAAGAGCGAACGCTCGGACGGGTCGAGGTCCGGCAGGTCTTCCAGATTCCGAAGCAGGGGGTGATCGCCGGAGGCCATGTCAGCAGCGGCCTGATCTCCCGAAACAGCGCCGGGGCCCGCGTCATTCGGGACGGCGCGGTCGTCTACGAGGGGAAGATCGGTTCGCTGCGCCGGTTCAAAGACGACGTCAAAGAGGTCCAGGCCGGATACGAGTGCGGTATCGGGATCGAGAATTTCAACGACATCAAAGTCGGCGACGTGATCGAAGTCTACACACACGACAAGATTGCGGCAAAACTGTAA